The proteins below are encoded in one region of Loxodonta africana isolate mLoxAfr1 chromosome 5, mLoxAfr1.hap2, whole genome shotgun sequence:
- the WFS1 gene encoding wolframin isoform X2 codes for MDPGTPPPPNPTHPQLQARARLNATTSLELERSDKPQAGPGPRARPGPHDTGGAAATPATPQAEQAQNQERAAGPGITSENEQQVQELTSETELERAVRKAALVVYWRLNPKKKKQVAVSELLENVGQVDRHDGGVQPGPVPKSLQKQRRMLERLVSSESKNYIAPDDFVEITKRYAKGVIPSGLCLQGEDGDEDEELAGRSPEDLPLRLKVVRYPLHAIMEIKEYLIDVASKAGMHWLSTIVPTHHLNALLFFFIISNLTIDFFAFCIPLVVFYLSFVSMVICTLKVFQDSRAWESFRTLTDLLLRFEPGLDVEQAEGNFGWNHLEPYIHFLLSVFFVIFSFPVASRDWVPCSELALVSIFFTVTSYTSLGSSAEPHTRRALATEVAAGLLSLLPALPFDCQPLKLLGQTLLRVPLGHLFVLNVSIPCLLYLHLFYRFFRMAQLKHFKGTYCYLVPYLVCFMWCELSVVLLLQSTSLGLVRASIGYFLFLFALPVLVVGLVLMGLVQLARWLVSLELTKVAVAVVACGIPLLLRWGPGARASVAGALRSLTRSSVVKLILVWVSAVVLFCWFYVYRSEGMKVYNSTLTWPQYSTLCGPRAWRETNMARTQILCSHLEGHRVTWTGRFKYVRVTEIDNSAEAAINMLPFAVGDWLRCLYGEAYPPCSTGGIPTAEQELCRLKLLAKHPCHIKRFDRYKFELTVGMLPGSPNGTRGTEEDDITKDIVLRASSEFRTVLLSLRQGSLVEFSTVLEGRLGSKWPVFELKAISCLNCVAQPSPAPRHVKLEQDWRGTVHGALKFAFDFFFFPFLSAA; via the exons ATGGACCCCGGCACCCCTCCACCTCCAAACCCCACCCACCCGCAGCTCCAGGCCCGAGCCCGGCTCAACGCCACCACCTCACTGGAGCTGGAGAGGAGTGACAAGCCCCAAGCCGGGCCTGGACCCCGAGCCAGGCCTGGACCCCATGACACAGGGGGTGCAGCAGCTACCCCAGCCACGCCCCAGGCTGAGCAAGCCCAGAACCAAGAAAGAGCAGCTGGCCCAG GCATCACCTCCGAAAATGAGCAGCAGGTGCAGGAGCTGACCTCGGAGACGGAGCTGGAGCGGGCAGTGCGCAAGGCGGCCCTGGTCGTGTACTGGAGACTCAACCCCAAGAAGAAGAAGCAAGTGGCCGTGTCAGAGCTGCTGGAGAACGTGGGCCAGGTTGACAGGCATG ATGGGGGAGTGCAACCAGGCCCTGTCCCCAAGTCCCTACAGAAGCAGAGACGGATGTTGGAGCGCCTGGTCAGCAGCGAGT CCAAAAACTACATCGCGCCCGACGACTTTGTGGAGATCACCAAGAGGTACGCCAAGGGTGTCATCCCCAGTGGTCTGTGCCTGCAGGGTGAGGACGGGGACGAGGATGAGGAGCTGGCTGGAAGAAGCCCTGAGGACCTGCCGCTGCGCCTGAAG GTGGTCAGGTACCCCCTGCACGCCATCATGGAGATCAAGGAGTACCTCATTGACGTGGCTTCCAAGGCAGGCATGCACTGGCTGTCCACCATCGTACCCACCCACCACCTCAACGCCCTGCTCTTCTTCTTCATCATCAGCAACCTGACCATCGACTTCTTTGCCTTCTGCATCCCCCTGGTGGTCTTCTACCTGTCCTTCGTCTCCATGGTCATCTGCACCCTCAAGGTGTTTCAGGACAGCAGGGCCTGGGAGAGCTTCCGCACACTCACCGACCTGCTGCTGCGCTTCGAGCCCGGCCTGGACGTGGAGCAGGCCGAGGGCAACTTCGGCTGGAATCACCTGGAGCCCTACATCCACTTCCTGCTGTCTGTCTTCTTTGTCATCTTCTCCTTCCCTGTCGCCAGCAGGGACTGGGTGCCCTGCTCTGAGCTGGCCCTCGTGTCCATCTTCTTCACCGTGACCAGTTACACCAGCCTGGGCTCCTCAGCCGAGCCCCACACCCGCCGGGCACTGGCCACTGAGGTGGCGGCTGGCCTGCTGTCCCTCCTGCCCGCCCTGCCCTTTGACTGCCAGCCGCTGAAGCTGCTTGGCCAGACCCTGCTCCGCGTGCCACTGGGCCACCTGTTCGTGCTCAACGTCAGCATTCCCTGCCTGCTCTACCTGCACCTCTTCTACCGCTTCTTCCGCATGGCACAGCTCAAGCACTTCAAGGGCACCTACTGCTACCTGGTACCCTACCTGGTCTGTTTCATGTGGTGTGAGCTCTCGGTGGTGCTGCTGCTGCAGTCCACCAGCCTGGGGCTTGTGCGCGCCTCCATTGGCTACTTCCTCTTCCTCTTTGCACTCCCGGTGCTGGTGGTGGGGCTGGTCCTGATGGGCCTGGTGCAGCTGGCACGGTGGCTCGTGTCCCTGGAGCTGACCAAGGTGGCAGTCGCAGTGGTGGCATGTGGCATCCCACTGCTGCTGCGCTGGGGGCCTGGTGCCCGCGCCTCAGTGGCAGGTGCGCTGCGGTCGCTGACACGTAGCTCTGTGGTCAAGCTCATCCTGGTCTGGGTCTCAGCCGTGGTGCTCTTCTGCTGGTTCTATGTGTACCGGTCGGAGGGCATGAAGGTGTACAACTCCACGCTGACCTGGCCACAGTACAGCACCCTGTGCGGGCCACGTGCGTGGCGGGAGACCAACATGGCACGTACACAGATCCTCTGCAGCCACTTGGAGGGCCACCGTGTCACCTGGACAGGCCGCTTCAAGTATGTGCGAGTGACGGAGATTGACAACAGCGCGGAGGCAGCCATCAACATGCTGCCCTTCGCTGTGGGCGATTGGCTACGCTGCCTGTATGGCGAGGCTTACCCACCCTGCAGCACTGGCGGCATCCCCACCGCTGAGCAGGAGCTCTGCCGCCTCAAGCTGCTGGCCAAGCACCCCTGCCACATCAAGCGGTTCGACCGGTACAAGTTCGAGCTCACTGTGGGCATGCTGCCTGGCAGCCCCAACGGCACTCGTGGCACCGAGGAGGATGACATCACCAAGGACATTGTGCTGCGTGCCAGCAGTGAGTTCCGCACTGTGCTGCTCAGCCTGCGCCAGGGCAGCCTCGTCGAGTTCAGCACCGTGCTAGAGGGCCGCCTGGGCAGCAAGTGGCCCGTCTTCGAGCTCAAGGCCATCAGCTGCCTCAACTGCGTGGCACAGCCCTCGCCAGCCCCACGGCACGTCAAGCTTGAGCAGGACTGGCGTGGCACCGTACATGGCGCCCTCAAGTTTGCCTTCGACTTCTTTTTCTTCCCATTCCTGTCGGCCGCATGA
- the WFS1 gene encoding wolframin isoform X1 — protein sequence MDPGTPPPPNPTHPQLQARARLNATTSLELERSDKPQAGPGPRARPGPHDTGGAAATPATPQAEQAQNQERAAGPELMKEDMALPFEEVLEKAKAGDPKAQTEVGRHYLQLASEADEELNNCTAVGWLVLAAKQGRREAVRLLRRCLAGRKGITSENEQQVQELTSETELERAVRKAALVVYWRLNPKKKKQVAVSELLENVGQVDRHDGGVQPGPVPKSLQKQRRMLERLVSSESKNYIAPDDFVEITKRYAKGVIPSGLCLQGEDGDEDEELAGRSPEDLPLRLKVVRYPLHAIMEIKEYLIDVASKAGMHWLSTIVPTHHLNALLFFFIISNLTIDFFAFCIPLVVFYLSFVSMVICTLKVFQDSRAWESFRTLTDLLLRFEPGLDVEQAEGNFGWNHLEPYIHFLLSVFFVIFSFPVASRDWVPCSELALVSIFFTVTSYTSLGSSAEPHTRRALATEVAAGLLSLLPALPFDCQPLKLLGQTLLRVPLGHLFVLNVSIPCLLYLHLFYRFFRMAQLKHFKGTYCYLVPYLVCFMWCELSVVLLLQSTSLGLVRASIGYFLFLFALPVLVVGLVLMGLVQLARWLVSLELTKVAVAVVACGIPLLLRWGPGARASVAGALRSLTRSSVVKLILVWVSAVVLFCWFYVYRSEGMKVYNSTLTWPQYSTLCGPRAWRETNMARTQILCSHLEGHRVTWTGRFKYVRVTEIDNSAEAAINMLPFAVGDWLRCLYGEAYPPCSTGGIPTAEQELCRLKLLAKHPCHIKRFDRYKFELTVGMLPGSPNGTRGTEEDDITKDIVLRASSEFRTVLLSLRQGSLVEFSTVLEGRLGSKWPVFELKAISCLNCVAQPSPAPRHVKLEQDWRGTVHGALKFAFDFFFFPFLSAA from the exons ATGGACCCCGGCACCCCTCCACCTCCAAACCCCACCCACCCGCAGCTCCAGGCCCGAGCCCGGCTCAACGCCACCACCTCACTGGAGCTGGAGAGGAGTGACAAGCCCCAAGCCGGGCCTGGACCCCGAGCCAGGCCTGGACCCCATGACACAGGGGGTGCAGCAGCTACCCCAGCCACGCCCCAGGCTGAGCAAGCCCAGAACCAAGAAAGAGCAGCTGGCCCAG AGCTTATGAAGGAGGACATGGCGCTCCCCTTCGAGGAGGTCCTGGAGAAAGCCAAGGCTGGGGACCCCAAGGCACAGACGGAG GTGGGCAGGCACTACCTGCAGCTGGCTAGTGAGGCAGATGAGGAGCTCAACAACTGCACGGCTGTGGGCTGGCTGGTCCTGGCTGCAAAGCAAGGCCGGCGTGAGGCCGTCCGATTGCTGCGCCGGTGCCTGGCAGGCAGGAAAG GCATCACCTCCGAAAATGAGCAGCAGGTGCAGGAGCTGACCTCGGAGACGGAGCTGGAGCGGGCAGTGCGCAAGGCGGCCCTGGTCGTGTACTGGAGACTCAACCCCAAGAAGAAGAAGCAAGTGGCCGTGTCAGAGCTGCTGGAGAACGTGGGCCAGGTTGACAGGCATG ATGGGGGAGTGCAACCAGGCCCTGTCCCCAAGTCCCTACAGAAGCAGAGACGGATGTTGGAGCGCCTGGTCAGCAGCGAGT CCAAAAACTACATCGCGCCCGACGACTTTGTGGAGATCACCAAGAGGTACGCCAAGGGTGTCATCCCCAGTGGTCTGTGCCTGCAGGGTGAGGACGGGGACGAGGATGAGGAGCTGGCTGGAAGAAGCCCTGAGGACCTGCCGCTGCGCCTGAAG GTGGTCAGGTACCCCCTGCACGCCATCATGGAGATCAAGGAGTACCTCATTGACGTGGCTTCCAAGGCAGGCATGCACTGGCTGTCCACCATCGTACCCACCCACCACCTCAACGCCCTGCTCTTCTTCTTCATCATCAGCAACCTGACCATCGACTTCTTTGCCTTCTGCATCCCCCTGGTGGTCTTCTACCTGTCCTTCGTCTCCATGGTCATCTGCACCCTCAAGGTGTTTCAGGACAGCAGGGCCTGGGAGAGCTTCCGCACACTCACCGACCTGCTGCTGCGCTTCGAGCCCGGCCTGGACGTGGAGCAGGCCGAGGGCAACTTCGGCTGGAATCACCTGGAGCCCTACATCCACTTCCTGCTGTCTGTCTTCTTTGTCATCTTCTCCTTCCCTGTCGCCAGCAGGGACTGGGTGCCCTGCTCTGAGCTGGCCCTCGTGTCCATCTTCTTCACCGTGACCAGTTACACCAGCCTGGGCTCCTCAGCCGAGCCCCACACCCGCCGGGCACTGGCCACTGAGGTGGCGGCTGGCCTGCTGTCCCTCCTGCCCGCCCTGCCCTTTGACTGCCAGCCGCTGAAGCTGCTTGGCCAGACCCTGCTCCGCGTGCCACTGGGCCACCTGTTCGTGCTCAACGTCAGCATTCCCTGCCTGCTCTACCTGCACCTCTTCTACCGCTTCTTCCGCATGGCACAGCTCAAGCACTTCAAGGGCACCTACTGCTACCTGGTACCCTACCTGGTCTGTTTCATGTGGTGTGAGCTCTCGGTGGTGCTGCTGCTGCAGTCCACCAGCCTGGGGCTTGTGCGCGCCTCCATTGGCTACTTCCTCTTCCTCTTTGCACTCCCGGTGCTGGTGGTGGGGCTGGTCCTGATGGGCCTGGTGCAGCTGGCACGGTGGCTCGTGTCCCTGGAGCTGACCAAGGTGGCAGTCGCAGTGGTGGCATGTGGCATCCCACTGCTGCTGCGCTGGGGGCCTGGTGCCCGCGCCTCAGTGGCAGGTGCGCTGCGGTCGCTGACACGTAGCTCTGTGGTCAAGCTCATCCTGGTCTGGGTCTCAGCCGTGGTGCTCTTCTGCTGGTTCTATGTGTACCGGTCGGAGGGCATGAAGGTGTACAACTCCACGCTGACCTGGCCACAGTACAGCACCCTGTGCGGGCCACGTGCGTGGCGGGAGACCAACATGGCACGTACACAGATCCTCTGCAGCCACTTGGAGGGCCACCGTGTCACCTGGACAGGCCGCTTCAAGTATGTGCGAGTGACGGAGATTGACAACAGCGCGGAGGCAGCCATCAACATGCTGCCCTTCGCTGTGGGCGATTGGCTACGCTGCCTGTATGGCGAGGCTTACCCACCCTGCAGCACTGGCGGCATCCCCACCGCTGAGCAGGAGCTCTGCCGCCTCAAGCTGCTGGCCAAGCACCCCTGCCACATCAAGCGGTTCGACCGGTACAAGTTCGAGCTCACTGTGGGCATGCTGCCTGGCAGCCCCAACGGCACTCGTGGCACCGAGGAGGATGACATCACCAAGGACATTGTGCTGCGTGCCAGCAGTGAGTTCCGCACTGTGCTGCTCAGCCTGCGCCAGGGCAGCCTCGTCGAGTTCAGCACCGTGCTAGAGGGCCGCCTGGGCAGCAAGTGGCCCGTCTTCGAGCTCAAGGCCATCAGCTGCCTCAACTGCGTGGCACAGCCCTCGCCAGCCCCACGGCACGTCAAGCTTGAGCAGGACTGGCGTGGCACCGTACATGGCGCCCTCAAGTTTGCCTTCGACTTCTTTTTCTTCCCATTCCTGTCGGCCGCATGA